Proteins from a single region of Mytilus trossulus isolate FHL-02 chromosome 2, PNRI_Mtr1.1.1.hap1, whole genome shotgun sequence:
- the LOC134705430 gene encoding N-acetylneuraminate lyase-like, which yields MSIEKKIWLEGLVPAVFTPMKENGDINFSQIEPYCEYLINNNITEIYVNGTTGEGKSLTKEERKEVVEHWIKVSKKRLIIIVHVGCINVKESQELARHAQDVGADAVASLPSLFFKPSNIDALVHHCAEIAKTAPKLPFIYYHLPIMTGVELNMEDFSYRAQKEIPNFGGIKFSSKDLPDMIGVVFSGVNVLFGCDEQFVGGLAMGAHGGVGSLYNFMPKIYHKMIALIKQGSLPEAREEQMKGQRLCRVMYKYGNLQGGNVAALKQIMSYTGVEMGPPRSPMRECTKEEKEKFKNELKAIGFFEWL from the exons GAAAAGAAAATTTGGTTGGAAGGCCTTGTCCCTGCTGTCTTTACTCCGATGAAAGAAAATGG tgACATAAATTTTTCACAGATTGAACCATACTGTGAATATCTAATAAACAACAATATTACAGAGATTTACG TAAATGGAACTACAGGTGAAGGGAAATCATTaacaaaagaagaaagaaaagaagtcGTAGAACATTGGATTAAAGTTTCCAAAAAGAG attgaTTATAATCGTGCATGTTGGCTGCATTAACGTGAAAGAAAGTCAAGAATTG GCTAGACATGCTCAAGATGTAGGCGCTGATGCAGTGGCATCGTTACCGTCTTTATTCTTTAAACCGTCAAACATCG atgcACTAGTTCATCACTGTGCAGAGATTGCTAAAACTGCACCAAAATTGCCTTTTATATATTACCATCTCCCAATAATGACGGGAGTAGAAT tAAACATGGAGGATTTTTCATATAGAGCACAGAAAGAGATACCAAACTTTGGAGGAATAAAATTTTCTTCTAAAGACCTTCCAGATATGATTGGAGTGGTTTTCAGTGGTGTAAATGTTCTGTTCGGTTGCGATGAG CAATTTGTCGGTGGGTTAGCAATGGGTGCACATGGTGGGGTTGGTAGTTTGTATAATTTTATGCCGAAGATTTACCATAAAATGATAGCGCTGATAAAACAAGGGAGCCTGCCAGAGGCCAGAGAAGAACAAATGAAAGGACAAAGATTATGTCGTGTTATGTATAAATATG GCAATCTTCAAGGCGGAAATGTTGCTgctttaaaacaaatcatgtcATATACGGGAGTAGAGATGGGACCACCAAGGTCGCCCATGAGAGAATgtacaaaagaagaaaaagaaaaattcaaaaacgaaCTTAAGGCTATAGGATTCTTTGAGTGGCTATAG